CTATGCGGAAGGCTGGCTGCCCATCGTGCAGCTCGCCTACGCGCACGACGGCGTCCGCATCGCGCAGGAGGCTTTCGCGAGCGCCGAGCCGGCGTTCGCGGAACACGGCGTCGTGCTGGTGAAGTTCCGACTCGCCGAGGGCGCGAAGGGCGCGGTGGCGGTTCACGTGGACTCCAAGCCCCCGCCCACGGCGCAGGCGAACACCGTGCGCGACGAACAAGGCCGCGTGCTCGCGTGGTTTGATGCCGGCTGGAAGTGGCAGCGGCAACGGCTCGTCGCCGCGCTCACGGACAAGAACGCCTTTACGCTCGCCATTCCCACGACCCCGATGGACGCGGCCACACCGTCGCCGCTCGCGAACGGCGGCTTCGCGCGCCAACGCGAGGCGTGCGTGAAAACGTGGAGCGAACGGGTCGGGCGCGGGATGCAGATCTCCGTGCCGGAGCCGGTGGTGATGAACGCGTGGCGGTCGCTGCTCGTGGGAACGCACGCGCTCATCCGCAGCAACCGGATGCACTACAGCGCGGGCAACCAATACGACCGCCTTTACCAGGCCGAGGGCTGCGACGCGCTGCACGCGCTGCTGTGGTGGGGGCACGAGGTCCGACCGCTCGCCGTCTCGCAGCTCGACTTCACGCGCAAGGGCCTCGAGTTCCATCAGGCCGGCCACAAGCTCCAGCTCATGGCGCATGTCCGCAGCTACACGCGCGACGACGCGTTCATCCGCGAGATGCGCCCGCGATGGGAGAAGGAGGTCCGCCTCATCGTCAACAGCCGCACGAACGCCGAGGGGCTTTTCCCGCGCGAGCAATACTGCGGCGACATCGCCACGCCGGTCTATTCGCTGAATTCGAACGCGAAGTCATGGCGCGCGCTGAGGGACTTCGCCGCGACACTTGACGCGATGGGCGAGCGCGACGAGGCGCGACGGCTTGCGAAGGTCGCCGAGGAGTTCAAGCAGAAGATCCTCACCGCCGTGGACCGCAGCACGCGCGCGTCGGCCCCCGGCTTCGTGCCCATTGCGCTGTCCGGCGAGGAGGAGCCTTACGACGCGATCACCGAAACGAAGATGGGCAGTTACTGGAACCTCATGGCGAACTACGTCCTCGGCACCGGCATCCTCGGCGCGCCTCGCGAGCGCGGCCTGCTCGATTACATCCAGCAGAACGGTGGCCTCGCGATGGGCATGACCCGCTCGCGTCCGAACGTCACGTTTTGGACCGGCCCGCACAGCGCGAATCCACTCTACGGCACGCGCTACGTGCTCACGCTGCTGCGCCGCGACGAACCCGACCGCGCCCTGGTGAGCTTCTACGGGATGCTCGCGCAGGGCTTCACGCGCGACACGTTTGTCGCGGGCGAAGGCGGCTCGCTCACGCCGCTGGACGTGCACGGGCGGCTCTTTTACTGCCCGCCCAACAGCGCCGGCGACGCGCACTTCCTCTCGATGCTGCGTCACCTGCTCGTGCAGGATTGGGACCTCGACGACGACGGCCGCGCAGACACGCTGCGGCTCGGCTTCGCCACGCCGCGCCGCTGGCTCGAGGATGGGAAGGAACTCAAGCTCGAACGCGCGCCGACGGCGTTTGGAGAAACGAGCCTGACGCTTCGTTCGCGCTTGAACGCCGGCGAAGTGCTCGCGGAGTTCACGCCACCGCCGCGCGCGCCAAAGGCGGCGTTCCTCCGCGTGCGCGTGCCGGACGGCTGGCAGGTGTTCGCCGCCAAGCTTGGCGGGCGGACACCCACACCCGACGCGACCGGAAGCGTGGATGTCTCCGACATCCGGAATCCGGCGACGATCCGCTTCCAAGTGAGGCCCGCGCGATGACCCGCCGCCGGCCGCCGTTTCCCTCTTTGTGTCCTTCGTGCCTTCGCGGTTGACCGCATGCTGCTCGCGTTTCACAAACCGCACGGCGTCCTGTCGCAATTCACGCCCGAGCCGGGCTCGAAGTTTCGGACGCTCGCGGACTTCAGTTTCCCGCCGCGCGTGTATCCCATCGGCCGGCTGGACGCGGACTCGGAGGGCCTGCTGCTGCTCAGCGATGAGGCCGGATTGAACGACCGTCTTCTTCACCCGCGACACGCGCACGAGCGCGAGTATTGGGCGCAGGTCGAGGGCATCCCGGCGGCGGACGCGCTCGCGACACTGTCACGCGGGGTCGAAGTGCAGGGGCGCGCGACACTCCCGTGCCGCGCGTGGCGGCTCGAGCCCCAGCCGCACATGCCGCCGCGCGAGCCGCCGATCCGATTTCGCAAGAGCGTTCCCGAGTGCTGGATCGGGCTCGAACTCGTCGAGGGAAAGAACCGGCAAGTGCGCCGGATGACGGCGGCAGTCGGACATCCCACGCTGCGACTCGTGCGCGTGCGCATCGGGGGGTTCCGGCTCGGCGAACTTGCACCGGGGCGCTGGCGCGAACTTCGCGACGCGGAGCGCGGGCTCGTGCTCCGGGATTCGCGCCGCTGAGTCGCGTGCCTACTGATAGTGCGGCGGCTTCTGCTGCTGCGCACTGATGCGCTCGAGTTCCTGGCGCTCCATCGACTGCGACGCGCGCGCAATCTCCCTCCGGAGTTGCTCGATCACGCGAGCCTGCCCGACGACCACGGCATTGAGTTGCTCGTGATGATGCTCGAGATGCGCGATCGCGGATTCGAGTCTCAGGAGCCGGGCCTGCAACGATTCGTCCATGCGACGATTACCTTTCAACTGACGGGAAATCCCAAGCTCGAAATACGGTGGCGCGCCGCTCGCCCGGGCTTTTGCTTTGGCGGAACGCGGCGCTTTGTGTTCAATCGCGGCGATGCGCAATCCCATCATCGTCGCGCTGGACGTGCCGGACGCTGGCGCGGCGCTCAAGCTCGCGGCCGAACTCGCGCCGGCGGTCGGCGCGTTCAAGGTCGGCAAGGAACTTTTCACCGCGGAAGGGCCGGATGTGGTGCGGCGGATTCGCGCGGCGGGAGGCGAGGTCTTTCTCGACCTCAAGTTTCACGACATCCCGAACACCGTCGCCAAAGCCGTCGAGTCCGCGGTGAAGCTCGACGTGCGGATGCTCACGGTGCACACGTGCGGTGGCGCGGCCATGATGCGGGCCGCGGAGAAGTCGGCACAGGAAACCGCGCGCGCGCTCGGCCGTCCCGCGCCGCTCGTGCTGGGAGTGACGGTGCTCACGAGTCTCGACACGTCGGACCTCACGAGCCTTGGCGTCGTGGCGGACGTCGCCTCGCAAGTCGAGCGGCTTGCAAAGCTCGCCGTCGCGAGCGGACTGCGCGGACTGGTCTGCTCGCCGCTCGAAATCGTGATGCTCCGGCGCGCGTTGCCGGCGGCAATCCAACTGGTCACGCCCGGCATCCGTCCCGCGGACGCGAAAGCCGACGACCAAAAGCGCACGATGTCGCCCGAGGCGGCGATGGCCGCGGGCGCGAACTGGCTCGTCATCGGCCGCCCCATCACCGCCGCGCCCGCTCCGCGCGCAGCGGCCCTGGGCATTCTGGACTCGTTGAAATTGAAATGATCGGGGCTCGCGCCCGCTGCGTCTGATGCTCGCACCGGGTTTGGAAGCCGCCACTCCGACGCTGCATCACACCCTTGACGCCATGAGTTCATCCACGAGTTCCACCCGACGTGACTTTCTTTGCGGCGCGGGCGCGGCGGTTTCCGGCGCGGCACTCGCCCCGGCGGTCGCGGACGCCGCCGAGCCTGCGGCGCTTGCGCCCGGCAAAGTGTGGCGCATCGGCGTGATCTCGACCTCGATTGGCGGCCGCCCGCAGAAGACGAACGGCCACACTTACCACTTCGCGCAGGGGTTTCATCCCACCGTGGACTTGAAGGCCATCGAGAAGCACCTGAGCAAGGGGCCGGTGGATTTGTTCAAGTCGCACTTTCGCAATCCGAAGGAGGACTTCGCGCAGTTGCCGTTTTCGGACACGCGCATCTCGGGTTATTACGACGCGGATGCCGCGAGCGCGGCGATGTTCGCGGAATGTTTCCCCGGCGTGCCCGTGGCGCGGACGCTCGATGAACTGGTGCGCAACTCCGACGCGATCTGGGTCGGCGACGCGTCGGGCCGCGGCGAGGATCACTTCGAACTTTGCGCGCCCGGTTTGGAGAAGGGCCTGCCGACATTTTGCGACAAGCCCATCGGGGGCACGGTGGCGGAGACGCGCAAGATCCTGGAGTTCGCGCGCAAGCACAAGGCGCCGCTGATGTCGTCGAGCCTGTTCCGGCATCAATGGGGCACGGAGGAGGCGCTGCGGATGAAACGCTCGGGCGAGTTCGGCCCGCTGCAATACGTGATCGCGAGCCAGGCAGGCGGCTGGAGTTACCAGGGTTGGTTCATCTACGGCCAGCATCCCACGTGGATGGCCATGACGCTTTGCGGCGCAGGCGTGGAAGCCGTGAGCATGTATGCGCGCGAGGCCACGTGCCACGCGCTGCTGACGTGGCCGGACCGGATGCCCGCGGAAGTCTGGTATGGACGGCCGGACGTCGCGCCCACTTACAGCCACACGAGCGCGCACTTTGCGAAGAAGACTCACGAGTGGACGCCCGCGATCGACGGCAACTACTGGTTCGGCCACCACTACCAGATTTTCCGCATGGCTCAGGTGTTTCTGCACATGGTGAAGACCCGTGTCGAACCGGTGCCGCACCAGGAAATCCTCGAAGTCACCGCCATCCTCCACGCCGGGGCGAAGTCGCTGAACGAACGCGGGCGCCTCGTGGCACTGGCGGAAGTGATGTGAGCCGTCGCGGCGGCCACTTTGCGTTTGCCCGCGTTGGGCGCGGGAAACAAGATGCCGCCATGCCACGGCGAATGTTGCTCCCGCCCGCGGTCGCGTTGTCGCTCGCCGCAACGGCCATCGCCCAACAGCCACCCGCCACGAACGACGCCTCGCAAGCCTTCCTCAGTTTCGTCAAGGCGAGCGCCGCCGAATTGCGGGTGAACGACAAGCCACCCGCCTCGATTGCCGACTGGAACCTGCATCGCGCCGCGCTTCGCACGAACTTGGCAAAGTCGTGGGGCGGCTGGCCGAAGCAGCCCGCGCCGCTCAACCCGAAGAAGCTCGGCGAACTCCAGCGCGACGGCTATCGCGTCGAGAAGATCATCTTCCAGACTTTCCCCGGCGTGTGGATGACCGCGAATGCCTACGTGCCGGACAAGGCCGGCAGGCTCGCCGCCGTGTTGTGCGTCCACGGCCACTGGCGCGGCGCGAAGCAGGACCCCGTCGTGCAGTCGCGCTGCATCGGGCTGGCGAAGCTCGGCTTTTTCGTGCTCGTGGTGGATGCCTTCGGCGCGGGCGAACGCGGGCTTTCCAAAAACCTTGGCGAGTATCACGGCGAGATGGTCGCGGCGACGCTGTTCCCGGTCGGGCTGCCGCTGAGCGGCTTGCAGGTTTACGAGAACATGCGCGCGGTGGATTACCTGCTCACGCGGCCCGAGGTGGACGGCGCGCGGCTCGGCATCACGGGCGCGAGCGGCGGCGGCAACCAGACGATGTATGCCGGCGCGTTTGACGAGCGCTTCAAGGCCGTCGTGCCCGTCTGCTCCGTCGGCAACTACCAGGCCTACCTCGGCGCGGCGTGCTGCATGTGCGAGGTCGTGCCCGGCGCGCTGCGGTTCACCGAGGAGTGGGGCCTGCTCGCGATGGTCGCGCCGCGCGCGCTCATGGTCGTCAGCGCCACGAAGGACGCGCATCAATTCTCCGTCGGCGAGGCGAAGAAATCTCTCGCGCTCGCGGAGCCGGTCTTCGCGCTGCACGGCAGGGCGGCGAATGTGCGGCACGCCATCTTCGAATCACCGCACGCCTACAACCAGCCGATGCGCGAGGCGATGTATGGCTGGATGACAAAGCACCTGAAAGGCGAAGGCGACGGCTCGCCCATCCCCGAACCGGAAATCAAAACCGAAGACCCCGAAACGCTGCGGTGCTTCCCCGGTCAGACGCGGCCGGACGACTGGCTGACGATTCCGAAGTTCGCTCTCGTCGCGGGCAACGTGGCGCTGATGGAGCGGTCTCCGTCGGTGGCTAACTTTGGGATGTCCAAGCCGAAATTGTTGGACTCTCTTCAATCCGACATCTTGGGTGGTCTGCCGAAGTTTGGTGGCGTGATCAAGGCTTCCGGATTTGGACAGATCTTCGTTCCAGAGAGCCGCCTGATGGTGGGCGTGGAGGCGGAACGTGGGTTGAGCTTTGCGGGGACTTTCGCCGTTATTGATTTAGGTGGGCCAAACTACGGGGAGGAATGGAGCAATGCGTTCAAGGGGGAAAACCTCCGGCGCGTCTGGTTGGGGTTGAGAAACGTGGGTGTTGATGGCAACCCCCGCGACAGAATCGGCCGTGCGCCGGATCATAACACCGCGGAGTGGTCCATGTGGCTCGGTCGCCCGTTGCTTGGTCAGTGGGTTGTGGACATCCGTCGCGGGCTCGATGCGCTCAACATGAAGGAAGGCGGCGATCTGACCGTGGTTGGCATCGGCCCCGCGGGCGTGGTCGCGTTGTGCGCCGCGGCGCTCGACCCGCGCATCACGCGCGTCGTCACGGTCGGCTCGCTCACGAGTTATCTCACGGACGTGCCTTACGAGGGGCAGCGCCTCGGCATCATGGCGCCGGGCATTGTGCGCGACGTGGGCGACATCCCGCACATCGCCGCGCTCATTGCGCCGCGCAAGCTCGTCATCGCCGGCGGCGTGACCGGTGGTGGCAAGTCGCTCGACGAGGCCGCGCTCCGGCAGCAGTTCGACTTCACGCGCCGCGTTTACGAAATGGAGAAGGCCGCCGCCGCGCTGACCATCCTGTCCTCGACCAACGCCGCGGACATCGTGAAGGCGCTGAAGTGAACGGAGCGCGTGCCGGGTCGGGCCGCGGTTTGTTTGTGGAAGGATGCACGCTCGACGTCACGGCGGGCGAACACCCGGCGGACTAGAACCGGAACCGCAGCACGTGCACGGTCGCGCCTGCGGCAAGCGTGGTGCCGGGG
The Verrucomicrobiota bacterium genome window above contains:
- a CDS encoding pseudouridine synthase; this translates as MLLAFHKPHGVLSQFTPEPGSKFRTLADFSFPPRVYPIGRLDADSEGLLLLSDEAGLNDRLLHPRHAHEREYWAQVEGIPAADALATLSRGVEVQGRATLPCRAWRLEPQPHMPPREPPIRFRKSVPECWIGLELVEGKNRQVRRMTAAVGHPTLRLVRVRIGGFRLGELAPGRWRELRDAERGLVLRDSRR
- a CDS encoding SlyX family protein, with protein sequence MMGLRIAAIEHKAPRSAKAKARASGAPPYFELGISRQLKGNRRMDESLQARLLRLESAIAHLEHHHEQLNAVVVGQARVIEQLRREIARASQSMERQELERISAQQQKPPHYQ
- the pyrF gene encoding orotidine-5'-phosphate decarboxylase, producing MRNPIIVALDVPDAGAALKLAAELAPAVGAFKVGKELFTAEGPDVVRRIRAAGGEVFLDLKFHDIPNTVAKAVESAVKLDVRMLTVHTCGGAAMMRAAEKSAQETARALGRPAPLVLGVTVLTSLDTSDLTSLGVVADVASQVERLAKLAVASGLRGLVCSPLEIVMLRRALPAAIQLVTPGIRPADAKADDQKRTMSPEAAMAAGANWLVIGRPITAAPAPRAAALGILDSLKLK
- a CDS encoding acetylxylan esterase produces the protein MGHGGGAADETLGRVRPAAIRDREPGRRLELPGLVHLRPASHVDGHDALRRRRGSREHVCARGHVPRAADVAGPDARGSLVWTAGRRAHLQPHERALCEEDSRVDARDRRQLLVRPPLPDFPHGSGVSAHGEDPCRTGAAPGNPRSHRHPPRRGEVAERTRAPRGTGGSDVSRRGGHFAFARVGRGKQDAAMPRRMLLPPAVALSLAATAIAQQPPATNDASQAFLSFVKASAAELRVNDKPPASIADWNLHRAALRTNLAKSWGGWPKQPAPLNPKKLGELQRDGYRVEKIIFQTFPGVWMTANAYVPDKAGRLAAVLCVHGHWRGAKQDPVVQSRCIGLAKLGFFVLVVDAFGAGERGLSKNLGEYHGEMVAATLFPVGLPLSGLQVYENMRAVDYLLTRPEVDGARLGITGASGGGNQTMYAGAFDERFKAVVPVCSVGNYQAYLGAACCMCEVVPGALRFTEEWGLLAMVAPRALMVVSATKDAHQFSVGEAKKSLALAEPVFALHGRAANVRHAIFESPHAYNQPMREAMYGWMTKHLKGEGDGSPIPEPEIKTEDPETLRCFPGQTRPDDWLTIPKFALVAGNVALMERSPSVANFGMSKPKLLDSLQSDILGGLPKFGGVIKASGFGQIFVPESRLMVGVEAERGLSFAGTFAVIDLGGPNYGEEWSNAFKGENLRRVWLGLRNVGVDGNPRDRIGRAPDHNTAEWSMWLGRPLLGQWVVDIRRGLDALNMKEGGDLTVVGIGPAGVVALCAAALDPRITRVVTVGSLTSYLTDVPYEGQRLGIMAPGIVRDVGDIPHIAALIAPRKLVIAGGVTGGGKSLDEAALRQQFDFTRRVYEMEKAAAALTILSSTNAADIVKALK